The Cytophagia bacterium CHB2 DNA window GGCGCTGCGGTATGAATGATGGCGGATTGTGAATTTCGGATTGCGGTCTTTAGACAATGAAGCCTCTGCTGTCCGCAATCCCAAATCCGAAATGGAAAAATTATGCTCAACAACTATCTCATCACCACGCTGCGCAAGCTCAGCCGCCAAAAAAATTACACCGCCATCAACGTGTTCGGCCTGGCGCTGGGTATGGCGTGCTGTCTCTTCATTTTTCTTATCATCCAATACGAGCTGCGTTTCGACCGCTTCCACGGCAAGTTCGACCGCATTTGTCGTATCGTGACCGATGAAAAAATCAACGACATTATCAGTGAAACGATGGGATCTCCGATACCGATGGCCGCGGCCTTGCGCCAGGATTTTCCGACTCTGGAAAAAGTTACCGTCGCCTATGGCAACTATGGCGGCCTCTTTGCCGTCACGCAGGATGAGGGAACGGTGCAGCGTTTTCAAGAGGATGAGCGGGTAGCCATTGTCGAGCCGGAGTTTTTTGA harbors:
- a CDS encoding ABC transporter permease; this encodes MLNNYLITTLRKLSRQKNYTAINVFGLALGMACCLFIFLIIQYELRFDRFHGKFDRICRIVTDEKINDIISETMGSPIPMAAALRQDFPTLEKVTVAYGNYGGLFAVTQDEGTVQRFQEDERVAIVEPEFFEIFDFPWIAGDPQSLAEPNSVALTEEFAKKFFANADPLGRTIRMDNQIDLKVTGVVKNFPSHTDFPFAVLISWKTLPQTGWDVEAWGNLNSNVNTFVVLPPNLTAHE